In the genome of Spirochaetia bacterium, one region contains:
- a CDS encoding RsmE family RNA methyltransferase, translating into MNIILFEQLEQTNHLPADDSRSRHIRKILHLGIGDCFSCGIVNGPAGTATISCMDDGIDFTFEPEDEHSSVLYPVMLLVSQVRPICMKRILREAVSLGVSTIMINGADLSEKSYAKASFYLDGTYKSVLLDGAMQAAKTGVSKVVFADSLDVAVHQLPSCGNLIMLDNVIGAAPLSQWKNKEDHQPVVLAIGPERGYSERERQLLLQKGFQPKTLGSRVLRTETACSAGIAVLLGRLGYL; encoded by the coding sequence ATGAACATCATACTGTTTGAACAGTTGGAACAGACTAACCATCTCCCTGCTGATGATTCACGGTCAAGACATATCAGGAAGATATTGCATCTTGGCATAGGTGATTGTTTTTCCTGTGGAATTGTCAACGGTCCTGCAGGAACGGCCACGATTTCCTGTATGGATGACGGGATTGACTTTACCTTTGAGCCTGAAGACGAACATTCATCTGTACTTTATCCTGTGATGTTGTTGGTAAGTCAGGTGCGTCCTATCTGTATGAAAAGGATTCTTCGGGAAGCTGTTTCCCTAGGAGTATCAACCATTATGATCAACGGTGCCGACTTAAGTGAGAAATCTTATGCGAAAGCATCGTTTTATCTTGATGGGACTTATAAATCCGTACTTCTTGATGGGGCCATGCAAGCTGCAAAAACAGGAGTCAGCAAGGTTGTCTTTGCCGATAGCCTGGATGTGGCTGTGCATCAGTTGCCTTCCTGCGGGAACCTGATTATGCTGGACAATGTCATAGGCGCTGCGCCGTTGAGCCAATGGAAAAACAAGGAAGATCATCAGCCGGTTGTATTGGCAATCGGACCTGAAAGAGGTTACAGTGAGAGAGAAAGGCAACTGTTGCTTCAGAAAGGATTCCAACCGAAAACCTTGGGCAGCAGGGTGCTGAGAACCGAAACTGCCTGCAGTGCCGGAATAGCCGTGCTGCTAGGAAGACTCGGGTATCTATGA
- a CDS encoding HPr family phosphocarrier protein, with translation MVTRNLEVCNRAGIHARPAAMIVKVANKFASNLYMEKEDMKINGKSIMGVITLGAGYKSKIKITCDGKDEAAMADALEKLFKNRFEE, from the coding sequence ATGGTTACACGCAATCTGGAAGTCTGCAACAGGGCAGGCATCCACGCCAGACCGGCTGCCATGATTGTAAAGGTTGCAAACAAATTTGCAAGCAACCTTTATATGGAAAAAGAAGACATGAAGATCAACGGAAAATCAATCATGGGAGTAATTACACTTGGTGCAGGTTATAAAAGCAAGATCAAGATTACCTGTGATGGAAAAGATGAGGCTGCAATGGCTGACGCCTTGGAAAAGCTCTTCAAGAACCGTTTTGAGGAATAA
- a CDS encoding TetR/AcrR family transcriptional regulator encodes MSRHAMSEEDRIVKSNKIKSVARLYIARDDYAKVRMIDIAKEVGISNGNLFQYFPTKESLFLALLDDAYIARLDQLEKLVKTTVIKSHQDFCMLVEKDMFQLLQPDSLLLKLLSMRPMLLEREGCSPWYVPLREAEEQKEDTIIDEMLASDLNGLDKQAVKDIFSFQRNLAVSYHALVKVEEALHRSLSEEDMNEKRIEIRQQILNQLRYYLAGFSQAIASGKSGTVSSSESEENIADVLKEKKGKGKKDKKSKEAKDKEEKKKGKKGKKKK; translated from the coding sequence ATGAGTAGGCATGCTATGAGTGAAGAAGATAGAATAGTAAAATCAAATAAAATAAAATCTGTTGCACGTCTCTATATCGCACGGGATGACTACGCCAAGGTCCGTATGATTGACATAGCAAAGGAAGTCGGTATTTCCAACGGCAATCTTTTCCAGTATTTCCCTACGAAAGAATCATTGTTCCTTGCTTTGCTGGATGATGCATATATTGCAAGACTTGATCAATTGGAAAAACTAGTCAAAACTACTGTAATCAAAAGTCATCAGGATTTCTGTATGCTTGTTGAGAAAGATATGTTTCAGTTGCTCCAACCCGATTCCCTTTTGCTCAAGTTGCTGTCGATGAGGCCGATGTTGCTGGAAAGGGAAGGATGCAGCCCCTGGTATGTTCCTTTGCGGGAGGCTGAAGAGCAAAAGGAAGACACCATAATTGATGAAATGCTTGCTTCGGACCTGAATGGTCTGGACAAGCAGGCGGTAAAGGATATATTCAGTTTCCAACGTAACTTGGCTGTCAGTTATCATGCCTTGGTCAAGGTTGAAGAAGCATTGCACAGAAGTCTGTCTGAAGAAGACATGAATGAAAAAAGAATTGAAATCAGACAACAAATTCTCAATCAGTTAAGATATTATCTTGCTGGCTTTTCTCAAGCCATTGCTTCCGGAAAGTCCGGAACCGTTTCCTCATCGGAATCGGAAGAAAATATTGCTGATGTCTTGAAAGAGAAAAAAGGAAAGGGTAAAAAGGACAAGAAGTCAAAGGAAGCAAAGGACAAGGAAGAGAAAAAGAAAGGTAAAAAGGGAAAGAAGAAGAAATAA
- the thyX gene encoding FAD-dependent thymidylate synthase yields the protein MAHCVVEAAEAILDKEYPVLDHGFVRLVDYLGGDDRIVQSARISYGAGTKSYRKDKGLINYLMRNDHSSPFEQVNFTFHLKMPIFVARQWVRHRTGRINEISGRYSVMADECYRPDREHINLQSEDNKQGRKNECVDDETADFVLARMEEDEQQIFKNYHQMLDKGIARELSRIDLPLSMYTQWYWQMDLRNLFHFLKLRLDDHAQYEIRAYAQQILEIVRLVCPIATEAFEQHVLGAETFSMDERKALSLMLDGKECPLKGRAKEIFETKLL from the coding sequence ATGGCACATTGTGTAGTGGAAGCAGCGGAAGCAATTCTTGACAAGGAATATCCTGTCCTTGATCATGGTTTTGTCAGATTGGTTGATTATCTTGGCGGTGACGACAGAATTGTCCAGAGTGCAAGGATTTCGTATGGAGCTGGTACAAAAAGCTACCGCAAGGATAAGGGATTGATCAACTATCTGATGAGGAATGACCACTCCTCTCCGTTCGAACAGGTCAATTTTACCTTTCACCTCAAGATGCCTATTTTTGTTGCCAGACAGTGGGTACGTCATAGGACAGGCAGGATCAACGAAATCTCAGGACGGTACAGTGTGATGGCTGATGAATGCTATCGTCCTGACCGTGAGCATATAAATCTCCAGAGCGAGGATAACAAACAAGGGCGGAAGAATGAGTGTGTCGATGATGAAACTGCTGATTTTGTCTTGGCCCGGATGGAAGAAGATGAGCAGCAGATATTCAAAAATTACCACCAGATGCTGGACAAAGGAATAGCAAGGGAATTGTCAAGGATTGATTTGCCGCTTTCCATGTATACGCAATGGTATTGGCAGATGGATCTGCGCAATTTGTTCCATTTCCTGAAACTTAGGCTGGATGACCATGCCCAATATGAAATCCGCGCTTATGCCCAGCAGATCCTTGAGATCGTAAGACTCGTCTGTCCTATTGCTACCGAAGCATTTGAACAGCATGTACTGGGTGCCGAGACCTTTTCCATGGATGAGCGCAAGGCTCTCTCTCTGATGCTTGATGGGAAAGAGTGCCCTCTTAAGGGACGTGCCAAGGAGATATTCGAGACAAAGCTGCTATAG
- the holA gene encoding DNA polymerase III subunit delta, which yields MSQRVYLLLGPEAGEKAERVWQIKNQLTKELKLQPQVYKFYPFEGKDNELYIELNNIDLFSPHSLVILSQAETMNEQQAKDLLAYVQAPSPSSTLIILSDETKLPSATMTRIQNQIKQQFPPESFAVFWELKEEQLAGWVNTFFAQQGLLIDQPATELLLDLVDNNTMELKVTCRQLAFFWQVNEKGNSITENDIETYVHHTREENAFTLFAAMASGSLSEAIGIADVILERSNNAQYTLIGGLIWCWRRLQSIAEQLETGSNQREAFQEATVLGKRSSIRRPSDFKIYTAALNRYDAAACRRILALLFSADVILRKETGDLQKLELEKLVIDIMVNKGKKIPELRGATFAVL from the coding sequence ATGAGTCAAAGAGTCTATCTGTTGCTAGGTCCGGAAGCTGGAGAAAAGGCAGAGCGTGTATGGCAAATCAAGAACCAGCTTACAAAAGAGCTGAAACTACAGCCTCAGGTATATAAATTCTATCCTTTCGAAGGAAAGGACAATGAGTTGTACATCGAGTTGAACAATATCGATCTGTTCAGCCCACATAGTCTTGTCATCCTAAGCCAGGCAGAAACGATGAACGAACAGCAGGCAAAGGATTTGCTTGCCTATGTGCAGGCCCCTTCTCCATCCTCAACGCTCATCATCCTCAGTGATGAAACCAAATTGCCATCAGCAACAATGACCAGGATACAAAACCAGATCAAGCAGCAGTTCCCACCGGAATCCTTTGCTGTTTTCTGGGAACTGAAAGAGGAACAACTTGCAGGCTGGGTAAATACTTTCTTTGCCCAGCAAGGACTGCTTATAGACCAACCAGCAACAGAGTTGCTGCTTGATCTGGTAGACAACAATACCATGGAACTGAAAGTTACCTGCAGACAGTTGGCATTCTTCTGGCAAGTCAACGAAAAAGGCAACAGCATCACTGAAAATGATATTGAAACCTATGTCCATCATACAAGGGAAGAAAATGCCTTTACCTTGTTCGCGGCCATGGCAAGCGGCTCACTCAGTGAAGCCATCGGTATAGCTGATGTTATCTTGGAACGGTCAAACAATGCCCAGTATACCCTCATCGGTGGTCTGATATGGTGCTGGAGACGGTTGCAGAGCATTGCGGAACAACTTGAAACAGGGAGCAACCAACGGGAGGCATTCCAAGAAGCTACAGTCTTGGGAAAAAGATCAAGTATTCGCCGTCCTTCTGATTTCAAGATTTACACAGCAGCGCTGAACCGCTACGATGCAGCAGCATGCAGAAGAATACTTGCCCTGCTCTTTTCCGCAGATGTCATACTCAGAAAAGAAACAGGTGACCTGCAAAAATTGGAATTAGAAAAACTTGTCATAGATATAATGGTAAACAAAGGCAAGAAAATCCCTGAGCTACGAGGGGCGACTTTTGCTGTCTTGTAG
- the hprK gene encoding HPr(Ser) kinase/phosphatase: protein MTTCSILELLDIDLKEKNKLELSCIAGRSGLSRKLTSSKISRPGLPLAGFFEAFAESAVQVFGHGEQRYLDMLEKKGDYKSIEKMFSYEIPCCIFCHGYTPSDKFIKMAEDAGIPILRTPLYSSDFSRNLYQMLDEIFAPTETIHGVFVEVYGIGVLILGDSGVGKSETALELIERGHRIISDDTVKLRNISNTFLIGSGENPMLAHHMEIRGIGIINLANIFGVGAIRDKKQVQLVVHLEEWDATKDYDRVGEDTMSETFLGISIPKLIIPVKPGRNIPIIIETAARNERLKKLGYHSAKEFDQSVLKWFESETAKKMYYINEESI from the coding sequence ATGACAACTTGTTCAATCTTAGAATTACTTGACATTGACCTGAAAGAAAAAAACAAACTGGAACTTTCCTGCATAGCAGGCAGAAGTGGCTTGTCCAGAAAACTTACTTCAAGCAAGATAAGCCGTCCCGGCCTGCCGCTTGCCGGTTTCTTCGAAGCATTTGCAGAAAGTGCTGTCCAAGTCTTTGGACATGGCGAACAACGATACCTTGATATGCTTGAAAAAAAAGGCGACTACAAAAGCATTGAAAAAATGTTTTCCTATGAAATTCCCTGCTGCATATTCTGCCATGGCTACACACCGAGCGACAAATTCATCAAGATGGCAGAAGATGCAGGCATCCCTATCCTGCGTACACCGCTTTATTCCTCAGATTTTTCCAGGAACCTATACCAGATGCTGGATGAGATATTTGCCCCTACAGAAACGATCCATGGGGTATTTGTTGAAGTCTATGGCATTGGTGTACTTATTCTTGGAGACAGTGGAGTCGGCAAAAGCGAAACTGCTCTTGAACTGATCGAAAGAGGACATCGTATCATCAGCGATGATACAGTCAAGCTACGCAATATCAGCAATACATTCCTCATCGGAAGCGGTGAAAATCCAATGCTTGCCCATCACATGGAAATCCGAGGAATCGGAATCATAAACTTGGCTAATATCTTCGGAGTAGGAGCAATACGAGATAAAAAACAAGTACAGCTCGTCGTCCATCTTGAAGAATGGGACGCAACAAAAGACTATGATAGGGTCGGGGAAGACACCATGAGTGAAACTTTCCTAGGCATTTCCATACCCAAATTAATTATACCTGTCAAACCAGGCCGAAATATCCCGATTATCATCGAAACGGCTGCCAGAAATGAACGTCTGAAGAAACTTGGTTATCACAGCGCAAAAGAATTTGACCAGAGTGTGCTTAAATGGTTTGAAAGTGAAACTGCAAAAAAAATGTACTACATAAACGAGGAGAGCATCTGA
- a CDS encoding HPF/RaiA family ribosome-associated protein: MATSMAIERMNITVRGVRYNPSEETQKFLDKKLTKLDFAKDYLHDLEFVMTREKIGQGYHIDAKMHFSWGTVKIIGVDCYELYEGIENIVDKLVITVKREKGRVKGKKGERLPMEELATQA; encoded by the coding sequence ATGGCAACATCAATGGCAATTGAGCGTATGAACATTACAGTAAGAGGCGTGAGATACAATCCGAGTGAAGAAACACAGAAATTTCTGGACAAGAAACTTACCAAGTTGGATTTTGCAAAGGATTACCTTCATGACTTGGAATTTGTCATGACTCGTGAAAAAATCGGACAAGGTTATCATATCGATGCCAAAATGCATTTCTCCTGGGGAACGGTGAAAATTATCGGAGTAGATTGCTATGAGCTCTACGAGGGTATTGAAAACATCGTCGATAAGTTGGTTATTACCGTCAAGCGTGAAAAGGGTCGGGTCAAGGGCAAGAAGGGTGAACGCCTGCCTATGGAGGAACTTGCAACCCAGGCCTAG
- the udk gene encoding uridine kinase, with protein sequence MDVKIIGITGGSGSGKSTIVRKISEVCSDFVFIPQDNYYKSASFINNENITAFNFDHPDAFDMELLHAHLNRLKEGKPIDMPLYDFVHHRRRDEKVHIEPQPLVIVEGLMVLYDKKIRDLLNLKIFVDTPADIRFIRRLRRDIAERGRTLESVITQYEEVVRPGHFNFIEPTKEYADIIIPEGGHNENALSVLISFIKSISQTD encoded by the coding sequence ATGGATGTCAAAATCATCGGAATTACAGGTGGATCAGGTTCAGGGAAATCTACAATCGTAAGAAAAATCAGTGAGGTATGTTCTGATTTTGTCTTTATTCCTCAGGATAATTACTACAAAAGTGCCTCATTCATCAACAATGAGAACATTACGGCTTTCAACTTCGATCACCCTGATGCCTTTGATATGGAATTGCTCCATGCACATCTCAACAGGCTGAAAGAAGGAAAACCCATTGATATGCCACTCTATGATTTTGTCCATCACAGGCGGAGGGACGAAAAAGTCCATATTGAACCACAGCCTCTGGTTATTGTCGAAGGGCTGATGGTCCTCTATGACAAAAAGATCAGAGACTTGCTGAACTTGAAGATATTTGTCGATACTCCGGCTGACATACGTTTTATCCGCAGGTTACGCAGGGATATTGCAGAACGAGGCAGGACTCTTGAGAGTGTCATCACCCAATATGAAGAAGTAGTCAGGCCAGGTCATTTCAATTTCATCGAACCCACGAAGGAATACGCTGACATCATCATTCCTGAAGGCGGACACAATGAAAATGCACTCTCTGTCCTTATTTCCTTCATCAAGTCAATTTCCCAGACTGACTGA
- the uvrC gene encoding excinuclease ABC subunit UvrC yields MKYVRENNAEVASLGESVAEQFLKPADQAKALPGNSGVYLMLDKDGTVIYVGKAKNLRKRVMSYFLSGRNAKTAALVEKIHRIEHIITGNEYEALVLENNLIKKYNPHYNIDLKDGKSYPMIRITKEDFPKVFKTRRLIKDGSLYFGPYPGVGSLDTYLELVNTMFRLRKCASPMKRRDHPCLYYHIGRCSAPCCGMISKEAYAQSVEKVKKFLNGDNDRLIRETEKEMLSLGKELKFEEAAKKRDLLRALVTMATNQTVEDQQQEARDYAAIEMRGPLYSISLMQVRDGALMGRALYRGETLGDETETLQGFLLRYYADGQRLPKQLYVSHDIDSMSIARFFDEQLGGKLQVLKPVDGKHYRILRMAGENATRDVEKRLRSTDNSVALEALQQALDLPSLPVLIEGFDIAQLSGKYTVASLISFRDGKPDKQGYRRFNIRSLGGKIDDFQSMREAATRRYQDILNEGLQWPSLVVIDGGKGQVNAVVGVLDDLGMSEIPVIGLAKRLEEIVFPGEGESLLLPEHSPALQLLIAIRDECHRFATSANQNLRSKEVAFTLLESIKGVGEQRSRKLMQVYGSVDAILASSPEEIASQAGIPVPVAKRLIDKLSL; encoded by the coding sequence ATGAAGTATGTCAGGGAAAACAATGCTGAGGTTGCCAGCTTGGGAGAAAGCGTCGCTGAACAGTTCCTCAAGCCTGCAGATCAGGCAAAGGCCTTGCCTGGAAACAGCGGGGTATACTTGATGCTGGACAAGGATGGGACCGTCATCTATGTCGGCAAGGCAAAAAATCTCAGAAAACGTGTAATGAGCTACTTCCTTTCGGGACGAAATGCAAAGACTGCCGCACTGGTAGAGAAAATCCATCGTATTGAGCACATCATTACCGGTAATGAGTATGAAGCATTGGTGTTGGAAAACAACCTGATAAAGAAGTATAATCCGCATTATAATATAGATCTCAAGGATGGCAAGAGTTATCCGATGATTAGGATTACCAAAGAGGATTTTCCGAAAGTCTTCAAGACCCGTCGGCTGATAAAAGATGGGTCGCTGTATTTCGGGCCCTATCCAGGCGTTGGGAGCCTTGATACCTACCTTGAACTTGTCAATACTATGTTCAGGCTCCGTAAGTGTGCTTCACCGATGAAGCGGCGTGACCATCCCTGTCTGTATTATCATATCGGTCGCTGTTCTGCTCCTTGTTGTGGGATGATCAGCAAGGAGGCCTATGCCCAATCCGTAGAGAAGGTAAAGAAATTCCTTAACGGGGACAATGACCGGCTTATCAGGGAAACCGAAAAGGAAATGCTGAGTCTTGGTAAAGAGCTGAAGTTTGAAGAGGCTGCCAAGAAAAGGGATCTTTTACGGGCCTTGGTTACCATGGCAACGAATCAGACAGTGGAGGATCAGCAGCAGGAAGCAAGGGATTATGCGGCAATCGAAATGAGAGGCCCATTATATTCCATTTCCTTGATGCAAGTGAGAGATGGTGCCTTGATGGGACGTGCCTTGTATCGAGGGGAGACGCTTGGTGATGAGACTGAAACTTTACAAGGGTTCCTTCTTCGGTACTATGCGGATGGTCAGCGACTTCCTAAACAGCTTTATGTTTCACATGATATTGACAGTATGTCGATAGCAAGATTCTTTGATGAGCAATTGGGAGGGAAGCTTCAGGTACTGAAGCCGGTTGATGGCAAGCACTATCGTATCCTTCGAATGGCGGGTGAGAATGCAACCAGGGATGTTGAAAAGCGGCTACGCAGTACAGACAACAGCGTTGCACTTGAGGCTTTGCAGCAGGCACTTGACTTGCCTTCATTGCCTGTATTGATCGAAGGTTTTGATATTGCACAATTGTCTGGCAAGTACACCGTTGCTTCCCTTATTTCCTTTAGGGACGGGAAACCGGACAAGCAGGGCTACCGAAGATTCAATATAAGAAGTTTAGGTGGCAAGATTGATGATTTCCAGTCGATGAGGGAAGCTGCAACCAGAAGGTACCAAGATATACTGAATGAAGGATTACAATGGCCTTCCCTGGTAGTCATTGACGGCGGAAAGGGGCAGGTGAACGCTGTAGTAGGTGTCTTGGATGATTTAGGTATGAGCGAGATACCGGTCATTGGCCTTGCAAAGCGTTTGGAAGAAATCGTTTTTCCCGGTGAGGGAGAGAGCCTGTTGCTTCCGGAACATTCCCCGGCTTTGCAACTGCTTATTGCAATCCGTGATGAGTGCCATCGTTTTGCGACCTCTGCCAACCAGAATTTGCGGAGCAAGGAAGTTGCTTTTACCTTGCTTGAAAGCATAAAAGGCGTAGGAGAACAACGTAGTCGGAAACTTATGCAGGTCTATGGAAGTGTCGATGCCATATTGGCAAGTTCGCCTGAGGAAATTGCTTCACAGGCAGGTATCCCCGTTCCTGTAGCAAAAAGATTGATTGACAAGCTGAGCTTGTGA
- the malQ gene encoding 4-alpha-glucanotransferase, which translates to MKIYRRNCGILMHPSSLPSVHGIGSLGDDALKFIDLLSCMHVTLWQVLPLGPTGFGDSPYAVRSTFAGNELLIDLNELAAEGFLGLEDVLQVSGMFFPQRIDYGRVRSVKEPLLDKAAVAFLAEGGSTEKQFVAFCRENSFWLDDYALYVILCRLYGDSRWFSKWPEDIKRRKDSTLASLQKKYRDAILNVKVIQYFFFRQWAKVKAYANEHGIRIIGDIPIFVASDSVDAWCNVKLLKMDDDLQQTASSGVPPDAFSADGQLWGNPVYDWDNHIKTNFAWWTDRIRNTLKLCDSIRIDHFRGLSAYWEIPQGEKTAIHGKWVQAPGQLLLDHLRETLGPDLPFIAEDLGVITDDVEELRDNNRLPGMKILQFAFGFSKDGAFDASNAYLPHNCIENSAVYTGTHDNDTTRGWYDKLDGRTKDAIRRYLECPDDQIVWEMLRAMLMSNSRWAILPIQDLLELGSEGRMNVPSTCGTSNWSWRMPRLQVDQWRMERLKDMIDRYGRYDGKA; encoded by the coding sequence ATGAAAATATACAGACGCAACTGCGGTATTTTGATGCATCCTTCTTCCTTGCCTTCTGTACATGGAATCGGAAGCCTTGGTGATGATGCTTTGAAGTTCATAGATTTGCTTTCATGCATGCATGTCACCTTGTGGCAGGTGTTGCCGCTTGGGCCTACAGGTTTCGGAGACAGCCCATATGCAGTCAGGAGTACCTTTGCTGGGAATGAATTGCTTATAGATCTCAACGAACTTGCTGCCGAGGGGTTCCTTGGTTTGGAAGATGTCCTGCAGGTTTCTGGGATGTTTTTCCCCCAGCGTATTGACTACGGACGCGTGAGGAGTGTCAAGGAACCGTTGCTTGATAAGGCTGCCGTTGCTTTTCTTGCAGAGGGTGGAAGCACTGAAAAGCAATTTGTGGCTTTCTGTAGGGAAAACAGTTTTTGGCTGGATGATTATGCCCTGTATGTCATCCTGTGCCGGCTTTATGGCGATTCCCGTTGGTTTTCCAAATGGCCTGAGGATATCAAACGACGTAAAGACAGCACACTTGCATCCCTGCAGAAGAAATATAGGGATGCAATACTGAATGTAAAGGTAATACAGTATTTCTTTTTCCGGCAATGGGCCAAGGTGAAAGCCTATGCCAATGAACATGGCATAAGAATCATCGGAGACATTCCTATTTTCGTAGCTTCTGACAGTGTCGATGCATGGTGCAATGTCAAGTTGCTGAAAATGGATGACGACCTGCAGCAGACCGCTTCAAGCGGTGTCCCTCCTGATGCGTTCTCTGCTGATGGACAACTTTGGGGCAATCCCGTCTATGACTGGGATAACCATATCAAGACAAATTTTGCATGGTGGACTGATCGGATACGCAATACCCTGAAGCTATGTGACAGTATCAGGATTGACCATTTTCGTGGACTCAGTGCATATTGGGAAATCCCGCAGGGTGAGAAAACGGCTATCCATGGCAAGTGGGTACAGGCACCGGGACAGTTGCTGCTTGACCATCTTCGGGAGACACTCGGACCTGACCTTCCTTTCATTGCCGAGGATTTGGGTGTAATTACCGATGATGTAGAGGAGCTGAGAGACAACAACCGGCTACCGGGCATGAAGATCCTCCAGTTTGCCTTTGGATTCAGCAAGGATGGGGCCTTTGATGCTTCCAATGCCTATTTGCCGCATAACTGTATTGAAAATTCCGCCGTTTATACGGGAACACATGACAATGATACGACACGTGGTTGGTATGACAAGCTGGATGGACGGACAAAAGATGCAATACGACGTTATCTGGAATGTCCTGATGACCAAATTGTCTGGGAGATGCTAAGGGCCATGTTGATGAGCAACAGCCGTTGGGCAATATTGCCGATACAGGATCTGCTTGAACTTGGCAGTGAAGGGAGGATGAATGTACCTTCGACCTGCGGTACATCCAACTGGAGCTGGAGGATGCCGCGTCTACAGGTGGATCAATGGCGGATGGAACGGTTGAAAGATATGATTGACCGGTATGGACGATACGACGGCAAAGCTTAG
- a CDS encoding radical SAM protein — translation MNSISTYPVYLSLPEDRKKEIDRLVQTYHFTYQQEKFLADSSADLALWQQGLLGDHADMEQAKGEGKQKAGNFCRLLQKSIDRLRKEPTDYSNFIPPEIHPDKYKDIMDMDDHIKLLGSCPCPKDGELTRCCNLKTLDAVQQCAFACSYCSIQSFYQSHEIRVVGNLKERLEKLELDEGTWHIGTGQSSDSLLWGNDYGTLDALNILCRRYPQLIIELKTKSARTDWMDTIRLDDHIVASWSLNAETIAKKEERLASPVIERLKAARKAADHHIPIGFHLHPIVMFKGWQEEYGKLVETITENFAPEEVVMVSLGTLTFTKSVLRKLRQEGRPSRILQMELSEVAGKYSYPLQTKEIFFPFIYSLFPESWKQEHTKPFYYLCMEDPSLWMPTFGYSYRNNSVFEQAMRTAYTEKVQTIAASKH, via the coding sequence ATGAATTCAATCAGCACATATCCTGTTTACCTTTCACTCCCTGAGGATAGGAAAAAGGAAATTGACAGGCTTGTCCAAACATATCATTTTACCTATCAGCAGGAAAAATTCCTTGCAGACAGTTCAGCCGACCTGGCTTTGTGGCAACAGGGCTTGCTTGGTGACCATGCCGACATGGAACAGGCAAAAGGCGAAGGCAAGCAGAAAGCAGGCAATTTCTGCAGACTGTTACAGAAAAGCATCGACAGACTGCGAAAAGAACCGACAGACTATAGTAATTTCATCCCACCTGAAATACATCCTGACAAATACAAAGACATCATGGACATGGACGACCATATAAAGCTTCTCGGCAGTTGTCCTTGTCCTAAGGACGGGGAATTGACCCGCTGCTGCAACCTCAAGACCCTTGATGCCGTACAGCAATGTGCCTTTGCCTGCAGCTATTGTTCCATTCAGTCGTTCTACCAAAGCCACGAAATACGGGTCGTAGGCAACCTGAAGGAACGCTTGGAAAAACTTGAGCTTGATGAAGGCACTTGGCATATCGGAACAGGACAGTCATCTGATTCCCTGTTATGGGGCAATGATTATGGTACGCTTGATGCCCTCAATATTCTCTGCCGACGTTATCCTCAGCTGATCATCGAGCTTAAGACGAAAAGTGCAAGGACCGATTGGATGGATACAATCAGGCTTGATGATCATATTGTTGCCTCATGGTCACTTAATGCTGAGACAATTGCGAAGAAGGAAGAACGGCTTGCTTCCCCTGTAATAGAAAGACTGAAAGCAGCAAGAAAAGCTGCGGACCATCACATACCTATAGGATTTCACTTGCACCCGATTGTCATGTTCAAGGGATGGCAGGAAGAATATGGCAAATTGGTAGAAACAATCACAGAAAACTTTGCTCCGGAAGAAGTAGTCATGGTATCCCTCGGCACACTCACCTTTACGAAAAGCGTGCTTCGCAAGCTTCGCCAAGAAGGGCGCCCAAGCAGGATACTGCAAATGGAATTAAGTGAAGTTGCCGGCAAATATTCTTACCCGCTCCAAACGAAGGAAATATTCTTTCCATTCATCTATTCACTGTTCCCTGAGAGCTGGAAACAGGAACATACGAAGCCTTTCTACTACCTCTGCATGGAAGATCCTTCCTTATGGATGCCGACCTTCGGCTACAGTTACAGGAACAACAGTGTTTTCGAACAGGCAATGAGGACAGCTTATACGGAAAAGGTACAGACGATTGCCGCCTCAAAGCACTGA